The Flavobacterium psychrophilum genome includes a region encoding these proteins:
- a CDS encoding TonB-dependent receptor, with protein sequence MNTINLKKISLLLMLLCNITLWAQEKGHINGSVSLNGTTPAENISVILTGTSYSAVTNEYGHYEIRNIEPGTYTLRISAVGARSQEQSVSLKAGETLTKNFNLAEKQEELKEVVIDGNGNKFTRTKSDVVSKMPLKDIENPQVYNTITAEILKEQVITNFDDALKNAPGIDKLWESTGRGGDGAAYYSLRGFAVQPTMTNGVPGLTNGSPDPANIERIEVIKGPSGTLFGSSLISYGGLINVSTKRPYDYFGGNISYTSGTYGLNRTTLDINTPLSKEKKVNLRLNAAYHTEDSFQDTGFKKSLFVAPSLSYEASDRLSFLVNTEYYNGRSTNQTMLFLDRGNPLRVNNMKELGYDNKRSYTSNDLYVDTPSFNMQAFMNYKLSDKWTSQTILSRNSAKSNGYYSYLYEATSTIEGALATALPGGLPEGIILARYTSKQDSETSGTDIQQNFIGEFNIGSVKNKFVGGLDYFTRYIKNNSTEYGNHGFVNIGVNADIFATIAPMLNAAYNIPLSNSNPDDTGVLTQAGADAGINNRGPYYSKATQEIFSAYVSDVAYLLPNLSVMASLRIDHFTNDNGKQTGLSPKFGMVYQPIPEKLALFANYMNGFVNTDPATNINRNVQTVLSFDPTQANQLEFGIKADLFDNRLSGSVSYYQTKVKDMVYTLYSTEQVDLDGNGEIGLGETFYNQDNFNNGAQTNRGIEFSLTANPVEGLNILAGYSYNDSNASAGDPDFVNRRPESAGPQNLANLWASYKFIGGKLNGFGVGFGGNYGSESRIFNRNLGGTFALPEYTVLNASVFYNVNSYAITLKVDNLTNEEYYKGWSTINPQRPRIFAANLTYNF encoded by the coding sequence ATGAACACGATTAATTTAAAAAAAATCTCCCTTTTACTTATGTTGCTATGCAACATAACGTTATGGGCACAAGAGAAGGGCCATATTAATGGTTCGGTTTCTTTAAACGGGACTACTCCCGCAGAAAATATTTCTGTAATACTAACAGGAACTTCTTACTCTGCTGTTACTAATGAGTACGGCCACTATGAAATTAGAAACATAGAGCCAGGCACCTACACACTACGCATTTCTGCTGTTGGCGCAAGATCTCAGGAACAAAGCGTATCACTTAAAGCTGGTGAAACACTTACTAAAAACTTCAACCTTGCTGAAAAACAGGAAGAGCTTAAAGAAGTAGTTATTGATGGTAACGGAAATAAATTTACCAGAACAAAAAGCGACGTTGTTTCTAAAATGCCTTTAAAAGACATTGAGAACCCACAGGTATACAACACGATCACTGCTGAAATTTTAAAAGAACAGGTAATTACAAATTTTGACGATGCTCTTAAAAATGCACCCGGCATAGATAAACTTTGGGAATCTACAGGCCGTGGCGGAGATGGAGCTGCTTATTACTCTTTAAGAGGTTTTGCAGTTCAGCCAACTATGACAAATGGCGTACCGGGACTTACAAACGGAAGTCCTGACCCGGCAAACATTGAAAGAATTGAAGTTATTAAAGGGCCATCAGGAACTTTATTCGGAAGCAGCCTTATTTCTTACGGTGGTTTAATTAACGTATCTACTAAAAGACCGTACGACTATTTTGGCGGAAACATCTCTTATACATCGGGAACGTATGGCCTTAATAGGACGACACTAGACATTAACACACCATTAAGCAAAGAGAAAAAGGTAAACCTAAGGCTTAATGCTGCATACCATACTGAAGACAGTTTTCAGGATACAGGATTTAAAAAATCATTATTTGTAGCTCCTTCGCTTTCTTACGAAGCAAGTGACAGGCTTTCATTCCTAGTTAACACCGAATATTACAACGGAAGAAGCACTAACCAGACAATGCTTTTCCTTGACAGGGGTAATCCATTAAGGGTTAACAACATGAAAGAACTGGGCTACGACAATAAACGCTCTTACACTAGCAACGACCTATATGTTGATACACCTTCTTTCAACATGCAAGCTTTTATGAACTACAAGCTTTCTGATAAATGGACTTCTCAAACCATTCTATCAAGAAACTCTGCAAAATCTAACGGATACTATTCTTATCTTTATGAAGCGACAAGCACTATTGAGGGTGCATTAGCTACAGCCCTACCTGGTGGCTTACCCGAAGGTATTATTCTTGCGCGCTACACAAGCAAACAGGATTCTGAAACATCAGGTACAGATATTCAGCAAAACTTTATCGGAGAGTTCAACATTGGTTCTGTTAAAAATAAATTTGTTGGTGGACTTGACTACTTTACCAGATATATAAAAAATAACAGCACAGAATACGGAAATCATGGCTTTGTAAATATTGGTGTGAATGCTGATATATTCGCAACCATAGCTCCCATGCTTAACGCCGCCTACAATATACCTTTAAGTAATAGCAATCCTGATGATACAGGAGTACTTACTCAGGCAGGAGCAGATGCAGGTATAAATAACCGTGGACCTTACTATAGCAAAGCTACTCAGGAAATATTTAGTGCTTACGTATCAGACGTTGCCTACCTGTTACCAAACTTATCTGTAATGGCAAGTTTGAGAATAGACCATTTTACTAATGACAACGGAAAACAGACCGGGCTTTCTCCAAAATTCGGTATGGTATACCAACCAATTCCTGAGAAACTGGCTTTATTTGCCAACTACATGAATGGTTTTGTTAATACAGATCCTGCTACAAACATTAACCGCAACGTACAAACTGTTCTTTCTTTTGACCCTACACAGGCTAACCAGTTAGAGTTTGGTATTAAGGCAGATTTATTTGACAACCGTCTATCTGGTAGTGTAAGTTATTATCAGACTAAAGTTAAAGACATGGTTTATACATTGTATTCAACAGAACAAGTCGATCTGGATGGAAACGGTGAAATAGGCCTTGGAGAAACATTCTACAACCAGGACAACTTTAATAATGGCGCACAAACCAACAGAGGTATAGAGTTTAGCCTTACTGCTAACCCGGTTGAAGGACTTAACATACTTGCAGGTTACAGCTATAATGATAGTAATGCAAGCGCAGGTGATCCTGACTTTGTTAACAGAAGACCGGAAAGCGCAGGTCCACAAAACCTGGCAAACCTTTGGGCAAGCTATAAGTTTATCGGTGGTAAACTGAACGGTTTCGGAGTAGGATTTGGTGGAAATTACGGTTCTGAAAGCAGAATCTTTAACAGAAACCTTGGTGGTACATTTGCCCTTCCGGAATATACTGTACTTAATGCATCTGTATTCTACAACGTAAATTCTTACGCAATCACTCTTAAAGTAGATAACCTTACCAACGAAGAGTATTATAAAGGATGGTCTACAATTAACCCGCAAAGGCCAAGAATATTCGCTGCAAACTTAACATACAATTTCTAA